The Alosa sapidissima isolate fAloSap1 chromosome 8, fAloSap1.pri, whole genome shotgun sequence genome contains a region encoding:
- the aldh3b2 gene encoding aldehyde dehydrogenase family 3 member B1 isoform X2, protein MSSPPSPSPTRWFKAIRRTRHGDLCLKTGPGECAEMLKRARAAFQSGRTANECFRLAQLDAVMRLVFEHECDFVDALARDLHKPRFETVVSELILVKNEAVYAINNLRKWMEPQRVERNLSTALDECMVVSEPLGTVLVLGSWANPVQLCLVPLIGAMAAGNCVVISPSEHCAHTAELLHRLLPSYLDNECYHIVLAGTNDISEMVELKFDHVFFSGTREEGTKVSLAAARSLTPVTLVLSGKNPCYVDQTCDINTTARRIAWARFHNGGQSVASPDYVLCHADVKERLLQALRCALLIFYGSDPRESRSYGRLVNMENFSRVRDLLWRSGKVVMGGQVNEAEKYVAPTLLSDVSETDPVMHQEYFGPILPVLTVESVDEAISFINKRDKPLCVYAYSSNNKVISRLMNETSSGSFCSNDSVLQSLMPCLPFGGVGQSGMGSFHGRYSFDIFSHKKSCLLRGTRIECLTYLRYPPYDDRNLSLMTWASSLTQKSQGWCQIL, encoded by the exons ATGAGTTCTCCGCCTAGTCCATCTCCAACGAGATGGTTCAAAGCAATAAGAAG GACTCGACACGGAGATCTCTGCTTAAAGACTGGACCAGGGGAATGTGCCGAGATGCTAAAGAGGGCCAGAGCAGCCTTCCAGTCTGGTCGAACAGCGAATGAGTGCTTCCGACTGGCCCAGCTCGACGCCGTGATGCGCTTGGTCTTTGAGCATGAGTGTGACTTTGTTGATGCACTAGCGAGGGACCTGCACAAG CCTCGCTTTGAGACAGTGGTATCAGAGTTAATTCTGGTGAAGAATGAAGCTGTCTATGCCATCAACAACCTTCGTAAATGGATGGAGCCACAACGTGTCGAGAGAAACCTG TCCACAGCTCTGGATGAATGCATGGTGGTGAGCGAGCCTCTGGGCACAGTATTGGTCCTTGGGTCATGGGCAAACCCTGTTCAGCTCTGCCTCGTGCCCCTGATTGGAGCCATGGCTGCAG gGAATTGTGTGGTCATCAGCCCCTCTGAACACTGTGCTCACACAGCAGAGCTCCTTCACCGACTTCTACCCTCTTACCTGGATAAT GAGTGCTATCATATTGTCCTTGCAGGGACAAATGACATCTCTGAGATGGTGGAACTGAAGTTTGACCACGTCTTCTTTTCTG GCACTCGTGAGGAAGGCACCAAGGTGTCCCTGGCCGCAGCCCGCAGTCTCACGCCGGTCACTCTCGTACTGAGTGGCAAGAACCCGTGCTACGTGGACCAGACGTGTGACATAAACACCACGGCACGCCGGATCGCCTGGGCCCGGTTCCACAATGGCGGACAGAGCGTGGCCTCGCCGGACTACGTGCTGTGTCACGCCGACGTGAAGGAGCGGCTACTGCAGGCTCTGCGCTGTGCCCTGCTCATCTTCTATGGCTCGGACCCGCGCGAGTCTCGCAGCTACGGCCGTCTGGTGAACATGGAGAACTTCAGCCGCGTCAGAGACCTGCTCTGGAGGTCAGGGAAGGTGGTGATGGGGGGTCAAGTGAACGAAGCGGAGAAGTATGTTG CACCAACACTGTTGTCAGATGTGTCTGAAACAGATCCAGTCATGCATCAGGAGTATTTCGGCCCGATCCTTCCTGTCCTGACAGTAGAAAGTGTCGATGAGGCCATCTCCTTCATCAACAAGAGAGACAAGCCTTTATGTGTTTATGCATATTCCAGCAACAACAAG GTGATTTCCAGACTGATGAACGAGACCTCTAGTGGAAGCTTCTGCTCAAATGACAGTGTCCTGCAGAGTCTCATGCCCTGCCTACCCTTTGGAGGAGTGG GTCAGAGTGGGATGGGCTCATTCCATGGACGCTACAGCTTCGACATATTCTCTCACAAGAAGTCCTGCCTTTTGCGGGGCACTCGGATCGAGTGTCTGACCTACCTGCGCTACCCGCCTTACGATGACCGCAACCTGTCCCTCATGACATGGGCCAGCAGCCTGACGCAGAAGAGCCAAGGCTGGTGTCAAATTCTATGA
- the aldh3b2 gene encoding aldehyde dehydrogenase family 3 member B1 isoform X1, which produces MNRVRKNTACRSCQRNGRITCRRTRHGDLCLKTGPGECAEMLKRARAAFQSGRTANECFRLAQLDAVMRLVFEHECDFVDALARDLHKPRFETVVSELILVKNEAVYAINNLRKWMEPQRVERNLSTALDECMVVSEPLGTVLVLGSWANPVQLCLVPLIGAMAAGNCVVISPSEHCAHTAELLHRLLPSYLDNECYHIVLAGTNDISEMVELKFDHVFFSGTREEGTKVSLAAARSLTPVTLVLSGKNPCYVDQTCDINTTARRIAWARFHNGGQSVASPDYVLCHADVKERLLQALRCALLIFYGSDPRESRSYGRLVNMENFSRVRDLLWRSGKVVMGGQVNEAEKYVAPTLLSDVSETDPVMHQEYFGPILPVLTVESVDEAISFINKRDKPLCVYAYSSNNKVISRLMNETSSGSFCSNDSVLQSLMPCLPFGGVGQSGMGSFHGRYSFDIFSHKKSCLLRGTRIECLTYLRYPPYDDRNLSLMTWASSLTQKSQGWCQIL; this is translated from the exons ATGAACCGAGTCAGAAAAAATACAGCATGTCGTTCATGTCAGAGAAACGGCCGCATAACATGCAGAAG GACTCGACACGGAGATCTCTGCTTAAAGACTGGACCAGGGGAATGTGCCGAGATGCTAAAGAGGGCCAGAGCAGCCTTCCAGTCTGGTCGAACAGCGAATGAGTGCTTCCGACTGGCCCAGCTCGACGCCGTGATGCGCTTGGTCTTTGAGCATGAGTGTGACTTTGTTGATGCACTAGCGAGGGACCTGCACAAG CCTCGCTTTGAGACAGTGGTATCAGAGTTAATTCTGGTGAAGAATGAAGCTGTCTATGCCATCAACAACCTTCGTAAATGGATGGAGCCACAACGTGTCGAGAGAAACCTG TCCACAGCTCTGGATGAATGCATGGTGGTGAGCGAGCCTCTGGGCACAGTATTGGTCCTTGGGTCATGGGCAAACCCTGTTCAGCTCTGCCTCGTGCCCCTGATTGGAGCCATGGCTGCAG gGAATTGTGTGGTCATCAGCCCCTCTGAACACTGTGCTCACACAGCAGAGCTCCTTCACCGACTTCTACCCTCTTACCTGGATAAT GAGTGCTATCATATTGTCCTTGCAGGGACAAATGACATCTCTGAGATGGTGGAACTGAAGTTTGACCACGTCTTCTTTTCTG GCACTCGTGAGGAAGGCACCAAGGTGTCCCTGGCCGCAGCCCGCAGTCTCACGCCGGTCACTCTCGTACTGAGTGGCAAGAACCCGTGCTACGTGGACCAGACGTGTGACATAAACACCACGGCACGCCGGATCGCCTGGGCCCGGTTCCACAATGGCGGACAGAGCGTGGCCTCGCCGGACTACGTGCTGTGTCACGCCGACGTGAAGGAGCGGCTACTGCAGGCTCTGCGCTGTGCCCTGCTCATCTTCTATGGCTCGGACCCGCGCGAGTCTCGCAGCTACGGCCGTCTGGTGAACATGGAGAACTTCAGCCGCGTCAGAGACCTGCTCTGGAGGTCAGGGAAGGTGGTGATGGGGGGTCAAGTGAACGAAGCGGAGAAGTATGTTG CACCAACACTGTTGTCAGATGTGTCTGAAACAGATCCAGTCATGCATCAGGAGTATTTCGGCCCGATCCTTCCTGTCCTGACAGTAGAAAGTGTCGATGAGGCCATCTCCTTCATCAACAAGAGAGACAAGCCTTTATGTGTTTATGCATATTCCAGCAACAACAAG GTGATTTCCAGACTGATGAACGAGACCTCTAGTGGAAGCTTCTGCTCAAATGACAGTGTCCTGCAGAGTCTCATGCCCTGCCTACCCTTTGGAGGAGTGG GTCAGAGTGGGATGGGCTCATTCCATGGACGCTACAGCTTCGACATATTCTCTCACAAGAAGTCCTGCCTTTTGCGGGGCACTCGGATCGAGTGTCTGACCTACCTGCGCTACCCGCCTTACGATGACCGCAACCTGTCCCTCATGACATGGGCCAGCAGCCTGACGCAGAAGAGCCAAGGCTGGTGTCAAATTCTATGA
- the aldh3b2 gene encoding aldehyde dehydrogenase family 3 member B1 isoform X3, producing the protein MLKRARAAFQSGRTANECFRLAQLDAVMRLVFEHECDFVDALARDLHKPRFETVVSELILVKNEAVYAINNLRKWMEPQRVERNLSTALDECMVVSEPLGTVLVLGSWANPVQLCLVPLIGAMAAGNCVVISPSEHCAHTAELLHRLLPSYLDNECYHIVLAGTNDISEMVELKFDHVFFSGTREEGTKVSLAAARSLTPVTLVLSGKNPCYVDQTCDINTTARRIAWARFHNGGQSVASPDYVLCHADVKERLLQALRCALLIFYGSDPRESRSYGRLVNMENFSRVRDLLWRSGKVVMGGQVNEAEKYVAPTLLSDVSETDPVMHQEYFGPILPVLTVESVDEAISFINKRDKPLCVYAYSSNNKVISRLMNETSSGSFCSNDSVLQSLMPCLPFGGVGQSGMGSFHGRYSFDIFSHKKSCLLRGTRIECLTYLRYPPYDDRNLSLMTWASSLTQKSQGWCQIL; encoded by the exons ATGCTAAAGAGGGCCAGAGCAGCCTTCCAGTCTGGTCGAACAGCGAATGAGTGCTTCCGACTGGCCCAGCTCGACGCCGTGATGCGCTTGGTCTTTGAGCATGAGTGTGACTTTGTTGATGCACTAGCGAGGGACCTGCACAAG CCTCGCTTTGAGACAGTGGTATCAGAGTTAATTCTGGTGAAGAATGAAGCTGTCTATGCCATCAACAACCTTCGTAAATGGATGGAGCCACAACGTGTCGAGAGAAACCTG TCCACAGCTCTGGATGAATGCATGGTGGTGAGCGAGCCTCTGGGCACAGTATTGGTCCTTGGGTCATGGGCAAACCCTGTTCAGCTCTGCCTCGTGCCCCTGATTGGAGCCATGGCTGCAG gGAATTGTGTGGTCATCAGCCCCTCTGAACACTGTGCTCACACAGCAGAGCTCCTTCACCGACTTCTACCCTCTTACCTGGATAAT GAGTGCTATCATATTGTCCTTGCAGGGACAAATGACATCTCTGAGATGGTGGAACTGAAGTTTGACCACGTCTTCTTTTCTG GCACTCGTGAGGAAGGCACCAAGGTGTCCCTGGCCGCAGCCCGCAGTCTCACGCCGGTCACTCTCGTACTGAGTGGCAAGAACCCGTGCTACGTGGACCAGACGTGTGACATAAACACCACGGCACGCCGGATCGCCTGGGCCCGGTTCCACAATGGCGGACAGAGCGTGGCCTCGCCGGACTACGTGCTGTGTCACGCCGACGTGAAGGAGCGGCTACTGCAGGCTCTGCGCTGTGCCCTGCTCATCTTCTATGGCTCGGACCCGCGCGAGTCTCGCAGCTACGGCCGTCTGGTGAACATGGAGAACTTCAGCCGCGTCAGAGACCTGCTCTGGAGGTCAGGGAAGGTGGTGATGGGGGGTCAAGTGAACGAAGCGGAGAAGTATGTTG CACCAACACTGTTGTCAGATGTGTCTGAAACAGATCCAGTCATGCATCAGGAGTATTTCGGCCCGATCCTTCCTGTCCTGACAGTAGAAAGTGTCGATGAGGCCATCTCCTTCATCAACAAGAGAGACAAGCCTTTATGTGTTTATGCATATTCCAGCAACAACAAG GTGATTTCCAGACTGATGAACGAGACCTCTAGTGGAAGCTTCTGCTCAAATGACAGTGTCCTGCAGAGTCTCATGCCCTGCCTACCCTTTGGAGGAGTGG GTCAGAGTGGGATGGGCTCATTCCATGGACGCTACAGCTTCGACATATTCTCTCACAAGAAGTCCTGCCTTTTGCGGGGCACTCGGATCGAGTGTCTGACCTACCTGCGCTACCCGCCTTACGATGACCGCAACCTGTCCCTCATGACATGGGCCAGCAGCCTGACGCAGAAGAGCCAAGGCTGGTGTCAAATTCTATGA
- the mmab gene encoding corrinoid adenosyltransferase, whose product MMAAAVTNRLQMRCIFWSSQCAQMYMIRHICRTDRSFATRSDEETRVPKIYTKTGDKGFSSTFTGERRPKEDSIFEALGDTDELSSAIGLAREFCKDKEHKFIEELEKIQCVLQDVGSNVATPFSSARESHRVKTKFSPQPVLELESWIDKYTAELPPLTNFILPSGGKSSASLHVARAVCRRAERSVAPIVRSGEADPDVAKFLNRLSDYLFTLARYAAMKEGAAESVYRRPT is encoded by the exons ATGATGGCAGCTGCTGTGACCAACCGCTTGCAAATGCGCTGTATCTTTTGGTCAAGCCAGTGTGCACAGATGTACATGATACGACACATATGTAGGACAGATAGAAG TTTTGCCACCAGGTCAGATGAAGAGACTAGAGTTCCGAAAATTTACACCAAAACTGGAGATAAAG GATTTTCCAGCACATTCACAGGTGAGAGAAGACCAAAAGAAGACAGCATCTTCGAGGCTTTGGGTGATACAGATGAGTTGTCGTCTGCCATAGG ATTGGCCAGGGAGTTTTGCAAGGACAAGGAACATAAATTTATTGAAGAGCTTGAGAAG ATTCAGTGTGTGTTGCAAGATGTGGGATCTAATGTTGCCACCCCTTTCTCATCAGCTAGGGAGAGTCACAGAG tGAAGACCAAGTTTAGTCCCCAGCCTGTGTTGGAGCTCGAGAGTTGGATTGACAAGTACACAGCGGAGCTGCCACCATTGACTAATTTCATATTGCCT TCTGGAGGAAAGAGCAGTGCCTCTTTACATGTAGCCCGCGCAGTGTGTCGCAGGGCCGAGCGAAG TGTGGCCCCTATTGTTCGCTCAGGGGAGGCTGATCCTGATGTTGCCAAGTTTCTAAACAG actcagcgACTACCTGTTCACCCTGGCGAGGTATGCGGCCATGAAGGAGGGAGCAGCTGAAAGTGTCTACAGAAGACCTACATAA